CGGAGGCCGAGGTCCTGGCCCCGGACTCGCTGCGCGCCCGTTTCCGTGAAGCGGCCCGCGCGCTCGCCGGGCTCTACCGGTAGTCGTTCGCGTCCGGCGTGCCCGTCTCGCCCGCGACGATGAAGCCCCAGGCGTCCGGCTGCGAGCCGTCGGTGTCCGTGAAGCCGTACTCCTTCGCCAGCTGGGCACTGGAGAGCGACCCGCCGTTCCAGCGGTGCCGGTCGGGGTCGGCGGCGAGCGCGGCGACGGCCCTGCCGATGTATGCCGGGGACTCGGCGACGGCGAAGTCGGGGACCTTCGCGACGGCGTCGCGCCAGTTCTCCTCGGTGACGCCGAAGCCGGCGAGCATCTGCTCGGACCTGAGCCAGCCGGGGGTGAGGGCGACCGCCGTGGCGCCGTACTCCTCCAGCTCCCTGCCGAGGCCGAAGGCCATCCGGAGGGGGGCGTTCTTGGCGAGGTCGTAGAAGAGGTTCTCGCGGTACCGGGTGCCGTTGTACGCGGTGGTGCCGTCGGTGACCTCGACGACGAGCCCGCCGGGGTTCCGGATGAGGAGCGGCAGCGCCGTGTGGGAGGTGATGGCGTGCGTCCGTACCCCGAGTTCGAGCATCCGGAGGCCGTCGGTGAGGTCGTTCTCCCAGGTCTTCTTCCCGAAGACGAGGAGGTGCTCGCCGCCCCACACGTCGTTGACGAGGACGTCGAGGCGGCCGCGCTCGCGGTCGATCCGGTCGATCAGCGCCCGGACCTGGTCCTGCTCCAGATGGTCGGTCGGCACGGCGATGCCCTCGCCGCCGGCGGCCGTCACCAGTTCGGCGGTCTCCTCGATGGTCTCGGTGGCCCGGCCGACCTCGCTGAGCCGCTCGCGGGTGGTGCGCCCGGTGACGTACACCGTGGCTCCCGCCGCCCCCAGCTGGACGGCGATGCCCCGTCCGGCGCCCCGGGTGGCTCCCGCGACCAGACAGACGCGTCCGCGCAGCGGCTTCGTCTCCTGTGGCTTCGT
Above is a genomic segment from Streptomyces sp. NBC_00094 containing:
- a CDS encoding SDR family oxidoreductase: MVMTTETQETKPQETKPLRGRVCLVAGATRGAGRGIAVQLGAAGATVYVTGRTTRERLSEVGRATETIEETAELVTAAGGEGIAVPTDHLEQDQVRALIDRIDRERGRLDVLVNDVWGGEHLLVFGKKTWENDLTDGLRMLELGVRTHAITSHTALPLLIRNPGGLVVEVTDGTTAYNGTRYRENLFYDLAKNAPLRMAFGLGRELEEYGATAVALTPGWLRSEQMLAGFGVTEENWRDAVAKVPDFAVAESPAYIGRAVAALAADPDRHRWNGGSLSSAQLAKEYGFTDTDGSQPDAWGFIVAGETGTPDANDYR